A window of Aequoribacter fuscus genomic DNA:
CAAATTCCTTACCCTACCGTTCTGAAACACGCAATTTCGGTGGTCGAGCAACAGGTCGATATGCGAAGCAAATTCTATGGCCGTAACAATATCGCCGTATACAAAGGCCGCGCTAAGTTTATCAACGATCACAATCTATCGGTAACCAGAGCTGATGGCTCGGTCGAAGAATTGCATTCTCAAGAATTCGTGATTGCGACAGGTAGCCGTCCTTATCACCCGCCCGATGTGCCCTTCGAACATTCTCGAGTCTACGATAGCGACACCATCTTAAGCCTGGAACATACCCCTCGTAAGCTCATTATTTACGGAGCGGGCGTGATTGGCTGCGAATACGCGTCGATTTTTAGCGGCTTAGGTATCAAGGTCGAACTGATCAACAGTTTCGAAAATCTCTTGGCGTTTCTTGATGATGAAATATCCGTCGCTCTCGACTACCACCTGCGGGAGTCTGGCGTTATGGTCCGCCATCGCGAGGTGTATGAGCGAGTAGAAGCCAATCAAGAAGGCATTTCACTGCATTTGCAGTCCGGAAAAATCATTCGTGGTGATGCATTGCTGTGGTGTAACGGCAGAAGTGGCAACACACAAAATTTGGGACTAGAGAACATAGGCTTAAGCAGCGATGGGCGCGGCCAGATCAAAGTGAACCAGCGCTACCAAACCGATGTACCGAATATTTATGCCGTTGGCGATGTTATTGGCTCACCCAGTCTGGCGAGCGCAGCTTATGACCAGGGTCGTGCCGCCGCCTCCTCCAATGACAAAGACGTTCGTTTTGTCGACGATGTCCCGACCGGAATTTATACAATACCCGAGATCAGCTCAGTCGGACGTACCGAACGAGAACTCACCGACAATAAAATACCTTTCGAGGTGGGCCGTGCCTTTTTCAAAGATACGGCCCGAGGGCAAATCTCGGGCGAAGGTACAGGAATGTTAAAAATACTGTTTTGTCCAAGCACGCTCAGGATTTTAGGCATTCACTGTTTTGGCGCCGAAGCGACCGAGATTATTCATATCGGCCAAGCGATCATGAAACAACCTGACACCGCGAACACCATCCGCTATTTTGTCGAAACGACATTTAATTACCCGACGATGGCCGAAGCTTATCGCATTGCTGCTTTAAACGGCTTGAATAGACTCTCCGGCTACTAGCGTGTTTCGCCCCCGGAAAGGTCTGCTCTGCACTTTGCTAATGGTGGAGCTGAGTTTTGCAAGCGAGGTCGAATTCCCGCGTGAGCGCTTCGACGCGCAGGCACCTAAATGGATGGAGAACGTCGCTAACCTTGAAGTGCCGGCCATAAAATACGAGCAAGGCCGCGCGCGGCACTACACCGAGTACTGTAGCGGCACCTTACTCAAAAATGCCAAGACGTCGCAGCCCAGGTTTGTGATCAGCGCTTGGCATTGCGTTGAACATTAC
This region includes:
- the sthA gene encoding Si-specific NAD(P)(+) transhydrogenase, producing MPKTGFDLVVIGSGPAGESAALNAAKQQKKVAVIEVNTQVGGACTHKGTIPSKALRHTVKQLMRFNNGTLFREIGHSRQIPYPTVLKHAISVVEQQVDMRSKFYGRNNIAVYKGRAKFINDHNLSVTRADGSVEELHSQEFVIATGSRPYHPPDVPFEHSRVYDSDTILSLEHTPRKLIIYGAGVIGCEYASIFSGLGIKVELINSFENLLAFLDDEISVALDYHLRESGVMVRHREVYERVEANQEGISLHLQSGKIIRGDALLWCNGRSGNTQNLGLENIGLSSDGRGQIKVNQRYQTDVPNIYAVGDVIGSPSLASAAYDQGRAAASSNDKDVRFVDDVPTGIYTIPEISSVGRTERELTDNKIPFEVGRAFFKDTARGQISGEGTGMLKILFCPSTLRILGIHCFGAEATEIIHIGQAIMKQPDTANTIRYFVETTFNYPTMAEAYRIAALNGLNRLSGY